Proteins encoded together in one Streptomyces sp. NA04227 window:
- a CDS encoding DUF6286 domain-containing protein has translation MTTEPPEPSDPAAASGSDEPGAAGRAEQGATRVPVLDQPEADESTPASALPAQGRAHRFWSRRRLPALLVSLVLLGGIGLLLYDIVAVRAGHKAMSWRKSLADELGERPLDDTWVLCGAGVAAALGLWLLLLALTPGRRSLLPMRRTDAEVRGGLHRDTAALVLRDRVMEVSGVQSARVRMKRRRAQVHAVSHFRELDEVRTDVDAALAAGLGQLGLEHPPSFKVRVRRPGRKG, from the coding sequence GTGACCACTGAACCCCCCGAGCCCTCCGACCCCGCTGCCGCCTCCGGCTCAGACGAGCCCGGCGCTGCCGGGAGAGCAGAGCAGGGCGCGACCCGGGTGCCCGTCCTCGACCAGCCGGAGGCCGACGAGTCGACCCCCGCCTCCGCACTGCCCGCACAGGGCCGGGCCCACCGGTTCTGGTCGAGGCGCCGACTGCCCGCGCTGCTCGTCTCGCTGGTGCTCCTCGGCGGGATCGGCCTGCTCCTGTACGACATCGTGGCCGTGCGGGCCGGGCACAAGGCGATGAGCTGGCGCAAGAGCCTGGCCGACGAACTGGGCGAACGCCCCCTGGACGACACCTGGGTGCTGTGCGGGGCCGGGGTCGCCGCCGCGCTCGGACTGTGGCTCTTGCTGCTCGCCCTGACACCCGGCCGTCGGTCGTTGCTGCCGATGCGGCGAACGGACGCCGAAGTACGCGGCGGGCTGCACCGCGACACGGCCGCCCTCGTACTGCGGGACCGTGTGATGGAGGTGTCCGGAGTGCAGTCGGCACGGGTACGGATGAAGCGGCGCCGGGCACAGGTGCACGCCGTGTCGCACTTCCGCGAACTCGACGAGGTACGCACCGATGTGGATGCCGCACTCGCCGCGGGCCTCGGACAACTTGGCCTGGAGCACCCGCCCTCCTTCAAGGTGCGGGTCCGGCGGCCGGGCAGAAAGGGATGA
- a CDS encoding Asp23/Gls24 family envelope stress response protein produces MADTTDWKKPETSGQGSATGSAGERTGQAKRGGGAPGERGRTTIADGVVEKIAGLAARDVAGVHAMGGGMSRALGAMRDRVPGGSRSVAQGVKAEVGETQAALDLEIVVVYGISIREVARGVRENVVAAVERMTGLEVVEVNIAVTDVKLPDEEDDEESESRVQ; encoded by the coding sequence ATGGCCGACACCACGGACTGGAAGAAGCCCGAGACCTCGGGACAGGGTTCCGCTACCGGGTCCGCCGGAGAACGGACGGGACAGGCCAAGCGGGGCGGCGGCGCGCCCGGTGAGCGGGGCCGGACCACCATCGCGGACGGTGTGGTCGAGAAGATCGCCGGACTCGCGGCCCGTGACGTGGCGGGCGTCCACGCGATGGGCGGCGGTATGTCCCGGGCGCTGGGCGCGATGCGCGACCGGGTGCCGGGTGGCTCCCGCTCCGTCGCGCAGGGCGTGAAGGCGGAGGTCGGTGAGACGCAGGCGGCACTCGACCTGGAGATCGTCGTCGTCTACGGCATCTCGATCAGAGAGGTCGCCCGTGGCGTTCGGGAGAACGTCGTCGCCGCCGTCGAGCGCATGACGGGGCTGGAGGTCGTCGAGGTCAACATCGCGGTGACCGACGTCAAGCTGCCCGATGAGGAGGACGACGAGGAGTCGGAGTCCCGGGTGCAGTAG
- a CDS encoding nucleopolyhedrovirus P10 family protein: MTVEQWTRAVRSQLSLGRLLPLGDPRSGAWIAESAAGTALRRSVDDTPGVRVTALRIGPAPGARTQEAAVPPPPSALSPGALLVTAELEAAPAQPLPTSTARLRTALSTAALERLGLDLAGVDLRVTGLMEEGTETRRSPDGRSRDRRSQDSPTQDSPTQDSPTQDSSTQDSSTQDTQSGDSQSQDPQDDESRIKRAATEVPGVSRLIGTLGGLGRAVHIRETPEARTSSTAPALPRRHVQVELAVSRDHRVLDVTTAVRRAVAAALADEPSVAVVVTAIDS, translated from the coding sequence ATGACGGTGGAGCAGTGGACGCGAGCGGTACGGAGCCAGCTCTCCCTCGGCAGGCTGCTGCCGCTCGGCGACCCTCGCAGCGGCGCCTGGATCGCCGAATCCGCAGCGGGTACCGCGCTGCGGCGCTCGGTCGACGACACCCCCGGCGTACGCGTCACCGCCCTGCGTATCGGGCCCGCACCGGGTGCCCGTACGCAAGAGGCCGCCGTACCGCCCCCACCGAGTGCCCTGTCACCCGGCGCACTGCTCGTCACCGCGGAACTCGAGGCAGCGCCCGCCCAGCCGCTGCCCACAAGTACCGCCCGCCTGCGCACCGCCCTCAGCACGGCGGCACTTGAGCGACTCGGCCTCGACCTGGCCGGCGTCGATCTCAGAGTGACAGGACTGATGGAGGAGGGAACAGAGACCCGGCGATCCCCGGACGGCCGGTCCAGGGATCGGCGATCCCAGGACTCACCAACCCAGGACTCACCAACCCAGGACTCACCAACCCAAGACTCATCAACCCAAGACTCATCAACCCAGGACACTCAATCCGGGGATTCCCAATCCCAGGATCCGCAAGACGACGAGTCCCGCATCAAGCGCGCGGCCACCGAAGTCCCCGGTGTGTCACGGCTCATCGGCACCCTCGGCGGACTGGGCCGCGCCGTACACATCCGGGAGACCCCGGAGGCGCGGACATCGAGCACCGCCCCGGCGCTGCCCCGGCGCCACGTACAGGTGGAACTCGCCGTGTCGCGGGACCACCGGGTGCTGGACGTGACCACCGCGGTCCGTCGAGCGGTCGCGGCCGCGCTCGCGGACGAGCCGTCGGTCGCCGTCGTCGTGACGGCCATCGACAGTTGA